A region of the Cucurbita pepo subsp. pepo cultivar mu-cu-16 chromosome LG14, ASM280686v2, whole genome shotgun sequence genome:
gctagcagtgggcttgagccgacACATAAACACTCACATTCCACCAATGGACAGCAGCATGGTTCAGGACtgtaaagttgaaaatttacATTGTTCCCTCTAAACAAGTATCAATAAATGAACCAacagttctttcttttttaaaatcgaTATTGAAGGTTAAGCTTTATGCCGGCGGCCAAAATATTCGAGTCCCAGCAAAGCAGTTGAATATGATATCATAGATAAGGTACCAGAATTACAAAGTGCTACCAATTTATCATATGTTATTGAAACTGTGCACTAAATTGCATATCATTTACTTCCATCAGGTActataaaatgaaagaactGAAGATCAGGGAGTTATATCTGACCTGAAAAAAGCCTCTGAGAACTGAACTCTGGAATCCTCACAGTATTGTGAGCTTATCAACTTCCAATCTCTGAGGAACTTGCTGAATTCAACTCTAGAACAATGCtgcaaaaaaggaaaactgaTGAACATTATTGATGTTCATCTTCAACCAGAAACTCCTGCCTTTTATGTTATCTGAATAAATATCAGCCATTTCTACAGGATGAACACTACAATTTACCAAAATTCAATAGAATATCATTTACAGAAACAACAAATGGTTGCATTTTTTCAAGTTAATTATGTTATTGCATTACTTCAAAGTATCTACATGGTTAAGGGTCAAAATCCTTCCCAGTATTTCCATTACAACAGGAAAAATCAACTCATAATTTGCAACATGAAAATTGTTACATGGCAATACAATTCGACACTAAAGTCTCAGCCAACACTAGATGAGGTAGATAGATACACATCTCAATGAAACCGGAGCACCCCCCTATCATCAAAGCTATGCCTGTTGTGTTAAGAAGAGCATTCTTTTCATTATACATTGCCTTTAAAACAATAATCCGATGGAACCAAGTACGTCGTTTTGTTCATTTTCTGCTGAAACTTCAACTCAAAATAGCATAAGTCAGTAACTCCTGCCTCCAAGGCATCTCTTTTCTGAACGGAGCCACTACGAAGAAGTTCCGGGAGTTACAAAAGAAACTTCGAGCTCATATTGGTCATGGGTTGAGAACGGGCATAAAAAGTGGCTCGAACGATGGCTACTTGGAAAAGATAGTAAGTTTCCGAGCCATTCTTCTACCTGTTGAGAGACAATATTACATCTCAGTCATCACATGCAGATACATGCTACTCAGACATCCACAACAACATCCTATAGGTGAACATGGTCGAGACATATACTTCAACTAGTTCAGCTAGGTTCAAGTTGGAAAGTTTCGTTTTACCCTTTTTAACCTTTAAAGTTATCTAGAAAAACTTTTCCATTAGCTTTCTCAGATAAAGTTGTCTAATGGCAACTGAGTTGTAGCTTAGAGTTTAACAAAAGGGTAAAGGAGAGCATATACAGTCTCCTGTTCAAGCCTTAGCCCTCCAAATACATAACTTTCAAGATTAAGGGTTCTTTTAAATCAAACTCCATGAAGCACGACGTCTCGAAAACCAATTAGGTCGTTTCTAATGATACAaagagcttttttttttaatgtgaatcGATGAAAACCCGATATTTAAAGACAGTTTCCGTACTTGCTAATGGACTACCAGAACGAAGACATAGATTATGTACCACGTCTTTCCGTTAGctcaattgttttttaaaaggaattttttttgggtataaTTTAACCTAGAAATGGTCTATTGACTTTGGCTTCCACAATGGTGATCAAATAGGAACCTGGGGTTGTTTAGATGTTCAAAGGTTAGTTTGAAGCTTTTAATAGAGGTCCCTAGGTTGTAATTGATAGAACATTGATTAAAGATTCATTTCAAGAAACCTCCAAGACTTGGGCTACACTAgttttggtattagagctcgTGACGAAGGGATCTGACATGGCGGGGCAAAAAAACCCCACCACCTTCGGTAATGACACAGCTCAAACCAGCAAAGAGGTTAAAATCCTCGCCCTAAGGTCAATCTCTCAACGTGTCCTTAGCATGGAAGAATCAAGGGAAGAGTAGAGAAGTAATCTTAGAACCGCACCAAAAGTCGAAGGCTTTAACTGAAAAAAGTATATCCTTCTCCGAGTAATAGATATCATTCATTCCCAACTTCGATACTAGCTCATGACTTACACAAATATCTCCTAACTTTAGGTTAATCCTTCGACAACAAAATTCTACAATATTATTGGAAAGAGGAGCTTCAATTTTATCTATGACCTCAAGAGCTCCCAATAAAAACAATCTATCATCGCTCTCAACTCCTGAACCACGATTTGCCGATCCAAGATTTCAAGTTCACAATAGCTCGAGTGAGGACGAAGGTCCATATTTGAGGGTAAACTATGAATATCCTGGACAAAGGGGAAGAGACCAACATTATCAACCCTAAGACGATTGtgattacaaaataaaagtagaCCTCCCAACATTCAATGGGAAGTTTGATGTTGAAACATTTCAAGATTGGGTCAAAGAAGTGGAATCCCTTTTCGATTACAATTTACACCAATACTCAAGAAGACAAGAAGGTGAAATTGGTGATCTACAAGTTGAAAGGAGAGGCCTCCACATGGGGGATCAATTACAAAGACAATATAAGGAGATAGGATAAGAGATCTATTAGGTTTTGACCAAAGATGTTGAAGTCGATGAGGAGCCAGTTTCTTCCGGTGAACTACGAGCTACTACTATACAATCAATATCAACATTACGCCCAAGGAAACTGATTAGTTACTGACACTTCTGGCCAAGTCTGAATAACATCTTCGTTGATGGTCTAGTAAATATCAAGAAGTAACGAGGCCGTGGCTTTGGGAAGAAAGGTGGAGGGTAATAAGGCCCATCCACATTCAATACCTATCGACAAGGGAAAGGAAGAACGAACAAACCAACGACTGGAAAGATGAACAATGAAGGAGTGAGTGCCCAGAAAATGTTTTAGATGTCGGCAGACGAATGCCAAAAAAGACTAACGATCAAGCATGCCCAATTGGATTTGAGTCTAAATCCTCCAATGATGACGATTTCGCATCTAGACCTCTCGATTTTCAACCAATAGACATCagcagagagagaaagtcTCCAGTAAGCAGGccaatttcaaaatgaaaattggtCTCCCTAGCTTCAATGACAGGATGAGTATCTAGCACTTATTTGGTTGGGTTAAATGtgtgaattattattattattattattttgaatacaTGGGCACatccaaagaaaagaaagtaaaacatgtggttttaaaacataaaagttGGGCATATACATGTCGGGACTCACTTCAAACGAACAGAAAGAGATATGGAAAAAGTCAAAGATTTTTCGATTAATAAAGAAACTGATGTTTTTTGTTCTACCAgctatttcttttgttctacAAGCCCTACAAAAAGAGGAAACATTATTGAAAAGAATTCCGTCCAGTaaaatttgtgagatcccacattggtcggggaggagaacgaaacaccctttataagggtgtggaaacctctccctagtagacgcgttttaaaaaccttgaggggaagcctgaaagggaaagcccaaataagacaatatctgctaccggtgggcttgggccgttacaaatggtatcagagacagacaccaggcgatgtgccagcgagaaggctgttccccgaagggggctagacacgaggcaatgtgccagtaaggacgttaggccccgaagggtagtggatttggtggtggtcccacatccattggagaaaggaatgagtgccagcgaggacactgggccctaaaggggggtggattgtgagatcctacatcggttggagaggagaacgaaaaaccctttttaagggtgtgaaaacctctccctagcagacgcgttttaaaaaccttgaggggaagcccgaaagggaaagcctaaagaggacaatatctgctagcggtggacttgggctgttacaattggtatcagagccagacactgggcgacattccagcgaggaggctgttccccgaaggggggtagacacgaggcagtgtgccaataaggacgttggaccccgaagggaagtggatttggtggtggtcccacatccattagagaaaggaacaagggccagcgaggacgctgggtcttaaaggggggtggattgtgagatccttcatcagttggagaggagaacgaaacaccctttataagggtgtgaaaacctctccctaacatacgcgttttaaaaactttgaggggaagcccaaagaggacaatgctagcggtaggcttgagccgGTACAAAATCAATCATCCAAGGTCATAGTTACAAAAAGGCCTGGGGACAACGCCCAAATTGAGACATTAAATCTACCCAACTCCCAAACCTCGCCACACAACCTCTCAACCTATTTGAAAACCCTATTATTGTGCACAAATCAAATACCCCAAATGATAGCGAAGAAGCTAGCCTGCACAAGACTTAGCCTTTAATTCGAAAAGAGACTTGTATCAATCACAAAATAAAAGCCTATGGGTCAGGTAgaggaaacctctcccaacaaGAGTCTACAAAAACAACTTCCAATCaagcaaaatcaaaagaaggcCACAATTACAAAATAACTTTGTGGATCGGACGCCACTAGGAGATTGAACTGTACAACGTTTCAAAAAATACTGTCTTCTTCACAAAACCCTACGGTTCCTTCCATTCCAGAGACGCCAAAGCAAAGCTTTGACCACACACTGTCACAAAATCCTAACTCTATTCTTAAAGAGACTGCCAGTCGAACATTCCACCATCCATTCTATTTGGGGATCATCCAACAAGGAAAATTCCCCCAGCAACcagaatcaatcaattaataaatttgtggGAGTGTACTATGAAAATATTCTAGTTCatatcttaaaaaatgttCTTTCTTGGAATCTGAACAATGTTAAATACCTTTTAAAATCTTCAATGTTCAATGTTCAATGTTCAATGTTCAATGTTATACAATCAAATGATTGTTCTTGGGATTAATCCAGATGCAAAGGAAAATTTGTCAACATCCTTATGATGCATTCTCAGATTTTCTAGTCATTCCAAAAtctaaagtatttaaaaagcAAACATGAACAATCTATTGCCTTCTTTATGGAGAATGAACCGGGACATATCCAAATTCTTTCCCCTTTGCATTAATAACTAGGAAATTTAGGtattctaagaaaaaaaaaatgtaatctTGTGAGAAACAGTTTGATTTGGAATAGAGGAGATCAATTAGGGCAACTCACCAAGGGAAATGATGAGGGACCTCAGGAAAAATTGCCACAGATGATAGAACGAATACATGATCCAAATTTAATAGCAATGGTATCATGTCGATAGCATGAGACTAGATTCAATTGAGCTAATGAGGCATGCATGCATCTATACCAAGACCACAAAAATAACAGCGAAATGTGGAAAAGATACGATTATAAAGAAGAAGGATTTGTCGGAACTTACCTAAGAAGAAACATACAATTCTGTTGATTGATTGGAACTTCTTGGCCAAAACTCAATACATCCAACCAGTACACTCCGCGGAACCACAGTGACATCTCTTCTTTTTAACATTTCCATCAGAATCACGAACTTGATCGATCATATAATTGTAATGGTATGATAGTTCCTGTAAGGGAGGAATATTCTCGGCGGCAAAGAACATAATATGTGGAATTCGCTTATCCTCGTGATCATAAAGAACATTTTGGGCGTAAAGATTGGGTGAGCAACTATGGTTGATAAATCTCCCAATATTACCATAATTTGCCGCATCAATGGTAAAACTACCATCCTCCACAATATCACAAGCATTCGCCTGTGTGTCGGGCAGGAGGGTTGAAAGTCCATCCCAGAGAGAATTGTCACTGAAGTTATTCCCAATATCAAACAAGTACTCATCGTTACCAGTTCTTTGTTCGGCTTCCTTATCCTCGAGAAGCTCCCCTACATACTCACAAATAAAACTTCCCGAGGGGATTGAATTTAGGGATCTCACACCCCATCCCCTTGAtttggttttaaaaacttcCAATTGAAATTTGATACCACGCTGACCGACTCGATTATGACAAGAAGGAGGACACTTGCATGAAGGACCACACTCATAGACAAGAGACTTTGCCTCAACAATAGCCCCATTATGATTAAATGGGATCTCTCCTCCATTCAAGACTGCACAATGACATCTCTCAGAATCTGAGCACCCTGCAGTACAATCACAACCCCTGAGAGGAATTGGGCGACACCAATCAGGATATATCACTTTATTGATGTAACTAAATGGTGGTGGCTTCTCATCATCTATGATGTTCACTGCACAAACAGGAATTGATTCTTTCCCTTGAGAAATATCCTCCGCACAAAGACCTTCTcttactttgaattttttagacCTCTTTAATTCTTTCCAAGCAAGTTCAGGTTGACCCGGAATTCGACACAACTGAAACTTGTAAATAAGTTTACCATGAGGACCCATATCTTGCCACCATTTCTCCACCAAATATAGCCCATCGAAAACATACGTTTTTCCATCAGACGACTCATAGCCACGAATCACTCTAACGGGACTCTTTTCATCAAAACTATTCTTTAACGCAAGGTTTCCTCGTTCAAGTTTTTGGTCTTCAGGTTTTTTGTCTGAATTCATCATATTTCCTCCTTGCCCTGTATAAATCAAGACATCTGAGTTATCAAGGTTATTAGTGTAGCCCCCTGATGCAACAATACTAGTAGCAAGGATCTTTTTACCACACTTTACATAATCTATCCCACCCTGAACTTGGCGATGAAGTCCAATAATATTAAGTTCTATCCTATATCGAAACTCATCCCCAACTTCAACTCCAGGGACTGGTCCTAAAATTTGTTTACACACATTAACATATTTCCCCTTATCCCTGAGGATTTTTGCTGCTATAAAATCAATCCTCCTAGAGGCATTTCCTGGGACCTTCTTCcctgcttcttcttcctgcAAGAGCTTCCTACATACAGCTTGGAAAAGCCGCAATGTCTCCCTTACTCTAGTCCTAGTACCTTTAGAATCACTACCATGCTCATttccaatttcattaatttgagAGAATGGAATAAGGCTCACATCAGTATTATAGGATCTAAGATTCAAATGAGAATCGTTATTTTCATCGTCACTGACACTTATACTGCTATCTGCAATAACAAGCTGATGCATATCCCCATTAACAGCATCGCTTTTAACGGAAGATGTCTTCTTTGAAGAATTTTTGTGATTCTCTCTTGCATCCTCCTTCCTTAAAATTGGTTCCGTTTTCTCTAGCTGCCCacgtttcttcaattttcttccactTGAGCCACCTCCTGGAGAGGGCTTGTTGTTCGATTTACCTTGCCTCCAAGGACAATTTGATGAAGCCATAAGACCTAACACAATAAGTCTTTCAGATGAAAGGGTTTCCTCCAAGGGTACAAGTTTCAATTGCTTCTGATTGGAGGGCGTatccaaaatattttcttttggaggtGCCTCTCCTCTGAAAACCACAATTTCCTGACTGAAATTTTCCTCCAAACCTTCTTTCACTTCATTTAGAGTACTCTGACACTTGTTATCAAGCTTGGATTGATCACTACAGGAAGTTTTTGTGCATTTTTCTAATGTACATTCGTTTCTCAATCCACATTTACTTTGCATCTCTGTTGCTTTAATAGTTTCCTCAATCAAATCAGCACAAATTTTATCCATGGTTAGCTTGGCCACATCCTCTGTCAATTCAATATTGTGTTTCTCTTTGTGAGCATTATCTGCCACACATTCTACATCCTTATCCAAATTTAACGACTTATAATGATGCTCGAAATTGTTTTGAGAGTCAATCACTGGGAGACACTCCACATTGGATAAAGGAGGGGCGTTTTGTCCACAGAAGGGAGGGAAGTCTCTAACAGCTGAAACTACTCTTCTAGGAGGGTATTTTCTAACCACAACCTTCTTCACGTTTTTGCCATTAGAAACAAAGGTGGGGTAATTGGGTGGTGAGCATGGCCTCAACTTACTGGGCTCAAGTACCTCTTCTTTTCTAGCAGAAACAACCACTCCATGCAAGGCTTTCGATAAAGGTTCATCTTCTGcagaatattttatatttttagacAATCCATCTCTGCTTTCCAAATCCTCAGCCAACAATGATGATGCAGCCTTCACTGTACTGTGACCATCTTCTAGACGCAAAATATTGGTTCCTTTTGTGGCAAAGTCTAAAGCAGTATGTGCATTTGACA
Encoded here:
- the LOC111809848 gene encoding histone-lysine N-methyltransferase, H3 lysine-9 specific SUVH6-like, with amino-acid sequence MSLKCNDSMERIQRLSIENGDSFPHSELLKYKRRKVSVVRDFPPGCGRSVLQNNSIPIKGVIGDIIESSLSVHHEVLGSVKMSNAHTALDFATKGTNILRLEDGHSTVKAASSLLAEDLESRDGLSKNIKYSAEDEPLSKALHGVVVSARKEEVLEPSKLRPCSPPNYPTFVSNGKNVKKVVVRKYPPRRVVSAVRDFPPFCGQNAPPLSNVECLPVIDSQNNFEHHYKSLNLDKDVECVADNAHKEKHNIELTEDVAKLTMDKICADLIEETIKATEMQSKCGLRNECTLEKCTKTSCSDQSKLDNKCQSTLNEVKEGLEENFSQEIVVFRGEAPPKENILDTPSNQKQLKLVPLEETLSSERLIVLGLMASSNCPWRQGKSNNKPSPGGGSSGRKLKKRGQLEKTEPILRKEDARENHKNSSKKTSSVKSDAVNGDMHQLVIADSSISVSDDENNDSHLNLRSYNTDVSLIPFSQINEIGNEHGSDSKGTRTRVRETLRLFQAVCRKLLQEEEAGKKVPGNASRRIDFIAAKILRDKGKYVNVCKQILGPVPGVEVGDEFRYRIELNIIGLHRQVQGGIDYVKCGKKILATSIVASGGYTNNLDNSDVLIYTGQGGNMMNSDKKPEDQKLERGNLALKNSFDEKSPVRVIRGYESSDGKTYVFDGLYLVEKWWQDMGPHGKLIYKFQLCRIPGQPELAWKELKRSKKFKVREGLCAEDISQGKESIPVCAVNIIDDEKPPPFSYINKVIYPDWCRPIPLRGCDCTAGCSDSERCHCAVLNGGEIPFNHNGAIVEAKSLVYECGPSCKCPPSCHNRVGQRGIKFQLEVFKTKSRGWGVRSLNSIPSGSFICEYVGELLEDKEAEQRTGNDEYLFDIGNNFSDNSLWDGLSTLLPDTQANACDIVEDGSFTIDAANYGNIGRFINHSCSPNLYAQNVLYDHEDKRIPHIMFFAAENIPPLQELSYHYNYMIDQVRDSDGNVKKKRCHCGSAECTGWMY